One window of the Maylandia zebra isolate NMK-2024a linkage group LG19, Mzebra_GT3a, whole genome shotgun sequence genome contains the following:
- the acyp1 gene encoding acylphosphatase-1: protein MADEDLISVDYEIFGRVQGVFFRKYTQAEGKKLGLVGWVQNTPAGTVQGQLQGPRKKVKEMQEWLRSTGSPKSQITKAEFKNEKEVDSLEHSSFNVVK, encoded by the exons ATGGCCGATGAAGACCTAATTTCAGTGGATTATGAGATTTTTGGCAGAGTGCAAGGTGTATTTTTTCGGAAATACACGCAG gcaGAAGGGAAGAAACTTGGCCTTGTTGGCTGggtccaaaacacaccagcaggAACAGTGCAAGGGCAGCTACAAGGCCCACGCAAAAAGGTGAAGGAAATGCAAGAATGGCTGAGATCCACTGGGAGCCCCAAGTCACAAATAACCAAGGCAGAGTTCAAGAATGAGAAAGAAGTTGACAGCCTAGAACATTCATCTTTCAACGTAGTAAAATAA
- the mlh3 gene encoding DNA mismatch repair protein Mlh3 isoform X1, translating to MIKCLPKEVQGKLRSGVAIPSLQQCVEELILNSIDAGATCVGVRMDMEAFKIQVIDNGAGMSAEDMACVGNRYHTSKCTSVADLDNLRWYGFRGEALASLVSLATLVEISSRTRSSVKTHVKIFKEGKGLEVFEAEAARPSAGTTVIICNFFHNMPVRRKRVDAVLEGERIRHRVEAISLMHPSVSFTLKNDCTGAMMVQLPKARNTYHRFVQIHNLGRAEKLGEISHTYKQFEVMGYIGREGHYNNSLQFLYVNERLLLKTRIHKLLNVLLRRLTSSNQKNDSPDGQSVIRSPKHKRSQDLYGVYIINIKCSYSEYDISLEPAKTLIEFKDWDGILLCVEEAVKAFLRRDNLVAVITQDDLDYASPRVFGTGKTEPEENGDKGGQTATTISTMDCSVGTRLASESVHRNHTGDSVSKDGVCLEARSDKSEQPGQQKISTNELQNVHSEKCLNNACSDELMSDLATVEPLSYKINKEVEPAYSEAGEGSNILHISRELLLKEGDDSFIQQAQPALNYTERIVPDCQDTSCHAQTLVSKRKIRLSDQYIQERLQSWDLLQNNRPVFQEESLTVKSEEKASVAKRKISLDTSRSSQKQYRDSSSVVPSKISKIISCHKLSGSLDKFRRTCVKSGELESQLPKAHLKNDTPQTDRVVLNTSIFQEVQQEDEMQDKDEAKNSLQSPPTLSIFTKIKPESAQNQGKKSLAAKLRHLKQHGTDDSEVSLDFSRSISKDTICVSTGIDGNQDSNEIPCDPEFNMRPASGCILNPELAMNEEAITSSDWLQQYDASVGKTVYVNRVTGLSKYEDPAMEETQVRCTSDVTNIAVSVISEMGMEYRCYPFQVDLVLPFLPKSRPERVIRSGPDCRGDVGESSNSLFSLYSKWNNPVFVRPPMVGVDISSGQADGLAVKIHNVLFPYRFSKSMIHSMKVIHQVDKKFLACLISTKDDELVEHTETKGNLLVLVDQHAAHERVRLENLIADSYADDPDVPGERCLCTSTILPPLGISLTEEEIRLLRSCQPHLRSLGLEVHFSRAADLKVFVGKVPLCFMEKESNELRRGRPSVIKPIAEEYLQEQIELLRSTGRVRGTLPLTVLKVLASLACHGAIKFNDTLSRDECHSLVASLSACQLPFQCAHGRPSIVPLVDVLHLDKDHTEVQKPNLRKLRRMYKAWKLYGNA from the exons ATGATTAAGTGTTTACCCAAAGAGGTTCAGGGGAAGCTTCGCTCCGGTGTCGCTATCCCCTCGCTTCAGCAGTGTGTGGAGGAGCTGATTTTAAACAGCATCGATGCCGGGGCGACCTGTGTGGGAGTCCGAATGGACATGGAGGCATTTAAAATTCAGGTGATCGATAACGGTGCTGGGATGAGCGCCGAGGACATGGCCTGTGTTGGGAATAGATACCACACAAGTAAATGCACTTCTGTGGCGGACCTGGACAACCTCAGGTGGTATGGTTTCAGAGGGGAAGCCTTGGCGAGTTTAGTTTCTTTAGCCACACTTGTTGAAATCTCCTCCCGGACCAGATCATCTGTAAAAACACACGTTAAAATATTCAAGGAGGGGAAGGGCTTGGAGGTCTTTGAAGCAGAGGCTGCTCGACCCTCAGCGGGCACAACTGTCATCATTTGTAACTTCTTCCACAACATGCCTGTCCGAAGGAAGAGGGTTGATGCCGTCCTGGAGGGTGAGAGGATCAGGCACAGAGTGGAAGCTATTTCCCTGATGCACCCCTCTGTTTCCTTCACCCTGAAGAATGACTGCACAGGAGCCATGATGGTGCAGCTCCCGAAAGCAAGAAACACTTATCACAGGTTTGTTCAGATACATAATCTCGGGCGAGCAGAgaagctgggagaaatcagccACACATACAAACAGTTTGAAGTGATGGGTTACATTGGCAGAGAGGGCCACTACAACAACAGCTTACAGTTCCTGTATGTGAATGAAAGACTGCTGTTGAAAACACGTATTCACAAGCTGCTGAATGTTCTCCTGCGCCGACTGACCAGTTCGAACCAGAAGAATGACAGTCCGGATGGGCAGTCTGTCATCAGAAGTCCAAAGCACAAGCGAAGCCAAGATCTGTATGGAGTGTATATCATCAATATTAAATGCTCTTACTCGGAGTATGACATTTCCCTCGAGCCTGCCAAAACTCTAATAGAGTTCAAAGACTGGGATGGCATTTTGCTCTGTGTTGAAGAAGCAGTGAAAGCTTTCCTGAGGAGGGATAACTTGGTGGCTGTCATTACTCAAGACGACTTGGACTATGCATCTCCAAGAGTGTTTGGAACTGGCAAAACAGAACCAGAAGAGAATGGTGACAAAGGTGGCCAAACAGCTACCACTATTTCTACAATGGACTGTAGCGTTGGCACGAGACTGGCATCTGAATCTGTTCATCGTAATCACACAGGTGACAGTGTTTCTAAAGATGGTGTTTGCCTGGAGGCTAGATCGGATAAAAGTGAACAACCAGGCCAGCAAAAGATAAGTACAAATGAGTTGCAAAATGTACACAgtgaaaaatgtttaaacaatGCATGTAGCGATGAGCTGATGTCTGATCTGGCTACAGTGGAAcctttatcttataaaattaATAAAGAAGTGGAGCCCGCATATAGTGAAGCTGGGGAAGGTTCTAATATTTTGCATATTTCAAGAGAGCTACTTTTAAAAGAAGGAGATGACAGCTTCATTCAACAAGCCCAGCCTGCTTTAAACTACACTGAGAGAATAGTACCTGACTGTCAGGATACAAGCTGCCATGCACAGACTTTAGTAAGTAAGAGAAAGATCAGATTGTCTGATCAATATATTCAAGAGCGTCTGCAGAGTTGGGACCTTTTGCAAAACAATAGGCCAGTATTTCAGGAGGAAAGTTTAACAGTAAAATCTGAAGAAAAAGCATCTGTTGCGAAACGCAAAATCTCACTAGACACAAGCAGATCTTCTCAGAAACAATACAGAGACTCTTCCTCTGTTGTCCCCTCAAAGATTTCCAAGATAATTTCATGCCATAAATTGTCTGGATCTCTTGACAAGTTTCGACGAACGTGTGTTAAATCTGGTGAACTCGAATCACAGTTACCCAAGGCTCATTTGAAGAACGACACTCCTCAGACAGACCGCGTTGTTTTGAATACATCAATTTTCCAGGAAGTTCAACAAGAAGATGAGATGCAGGACAAAGATGAGGCAAAGAACAGCCTCCAAAGCCCGCCAACTCTCTCTATTTTCACTAAGATAAAACCAGAATCAGCACAGAACCAAGGTAAAAAATCTTTGGCAGCTAAACTCCGTCATTTGAAACAACATGGGACAGATGATTCAGAGGTATCATTGGATTTTTCCAGAAGCATCTCAAAGGATACTATCTGTGTCAGTACTGGAATTGACGGTAACCAAGATAGCAATGAGATTCCCTGTGACCCTGAGTTCAATATGAGGCCAGCCTCAGGTTGCATTTTAAACCCTGAACTTGCTATGAATGAAGAGGCTATCACATCGAGCGACTGGCTCCAGCAGTACGACGCATCTGTCGGAAAGACGGTTTATGTGAACAGAGTGACCGGGCTCAGCAAATATGAGGACCCAGCTATGGAGGAAACTCAAGTGCGCTGCACGTCTGATGTCACCAATATAGCAGTTAGTGTCATTTCTGAAATGG GGATGGAATACAGGTGTTACCCATTTCAGGTGGATCTAGTGTTGCCATTCCTGCCTAAATCCAGACCAGAAAGGGTGATTAGATCAGGGCCTGATTGTAGAG GTGATGTTGGTGAAAGCTCAAACTCGCTTTTTTCATTGTACTCAAAATGGAATAATCCCGTGTTTGTCCGCCCTCCAATG GTCGGTGTGGATATTTCCAGTGGACAAGCTGACGGACTGGCCGTAAAGATCCACAACGTCCTTTTTCCATACCGCTTCTCTAAGTCCATGATTCACTCCATGAAG GTTATTCATCAGGTGGATAAAAAGTTTCTTGCGTGCCTTATTAGTACTAAGGATGACGAGCTGGTGGAACACACTGAAACTAAAG GAAACCTGTTGGTGCTGGTAGATCAACATGCTGCACATGAAAGAGTGCGACTTGAAAATTTAATtgcag ATTCATATGCAGATGACCCAGATGTCCCAGGAGAGAGATGCCTGTGTACTTCAACCATTTTGCCACCTCTTGGGATCAGTCTAACAGAAGAGGAGATAAGGCTGCTTAG GTCCTGTCAGCCACATCTAAGGAGTTTGGGCCTGGAAGTTCATTTTTCACGGGCAGCAGATCTAAAAGTGTTTGTTGGGAAAGTGCCATTGTGTTTTATGGAAAAAGAGAGTAATGAGCTGAGGCGAGGAAGACCATCAGTTATAAAGCCAATTGCTGAG GAGTATCTTCAAGAGCAGATTGAG CTACTCCGCTCAACAGGTAGAGTGAGAGGAACTTTGCCTCTCACTGTTCTGAAAGTGCTCGCCTCACTGGCATGCCACG GTGCCATCAAATTCAACGACACCCTAAGTAGAGATGAATGCCACAGCTTGGTGGCATCCTTGTCTGCCTGCCAGCTGCCCTTCCAGTGTGCTCATGGCCGTCCATCTATTGTTCCCCTCGTAGACGTCCTTCATTTGGACAAAGACCACACG GAAGTCCAGAAACCCAATCTCCGAAAGTTGAGAAGAATGTATAAAGCATGGAAGCTATATGGGAATGCTTAA
- the mlh3 gene encoding DNA mismatch repair protein Mlh3 isoform X2, producing MIKCLPKEVQGKLRSGVAIPSLQQCVEELILNSIDAGATCVGVRMDMEAFKIQVIDNGAGMSAEDMACVGNRYHTSKCTSVADLDNLRWYGFRGEALASLVSLATLVEISSRTRSSVKTHVKIFKEGKGLEVFEAEAARPSAGTTVIICNFFHNMPVRRKRVDAVLEGERIRHRVEAISLMHPSVSFTLKNDCTGAMMVQLPKARNTYHRFVQIHNLGRAEKLGEISHTYKQFEVMGYIGREGHYNNSLQFLYVNERLLLKTRIHKLLNVLLRRLTSSNQKNDSPDGQSVIRSPKHKRSQDLYGVYIINIKCSYSEYDISLEPAKTLIEFKDWDGILLCVEEAVKAFLRRDNLVAVITQDDLDYASPRVFGTGKTEPEENGDKGGQTATTISTMDCSVGTRLASESVHRNHTGDSVSKDGVCLEARSDKSEQPGQQKISTNELQNVHSEKCLNNACSDELMSDLATVEPLSYKINKEVEPAYSEAGEGSNILHISRELLLKEGDDSFIQQAQPALNYTERIVPDCQDTSCHAQTLVSKRKIRLSDQYIQERLQSWDLLQNNRPVFQEESLTVKSEEKASVAKRKISLDTSRSSQKQYRDSSSVVPSKISKIISCHKLSGSLDKFRRTCVKSGELESQLPKAHLKNDTPQTDRVVLNTSIFQEVQQEDEMQDKDEAKNSLQSPPTLSIFTKIKPESAQNQGKKSLAAKLRHLKQHGTDDSEVSLDFSRSISKDTICVSTGIDGNQDSNEIPCDPEFNMRPASGCILNPELAMNEEAITSSDWLQQYDASVGKTVYVNRVTGLSKYEDPAMEETQVRCTSDVTNIAVSVISEMGDVGESSNSLFSLYSKWNNPVFVRPPMVGVDISSGQADGLAVKIHNVLFPYRFSKSMIHSMKVIHQVDKKFLACLISTKDDELVEHTETKGNLLVLVDQHAAHERVRLENLIADSYADDPDVPGERCLCTSTILPPLGISLTEEEIRLLRSCQPHLRSLGLEVHFSRAADLKVFVGKVPLCFMEKESNELRRGRPSVIKPIAEEYLQEQIELLRSTGRVRGTLPLTVLKVLASLACHGAIKFNDTLSRDECHSLVASLSACQLPFQCAHGRPSIVPLVDVLHLDKDHTEVQKPNLRKLRRMYKAWKLYGNA from the exons ATGATTAAGTGTTTACCCAAAGAGGTTCAGGGGAAGCTTCGCTCCGGTGTCGCTATCCCCTCGCTTCAGCAGTGTGTGGAGGAGCTGATTTTAAACAGCATCGATGCCGGGGCGACCTGTGTGGGAGTCCGAATGGACATGGAGGCATTTAAAATTCAGGTGATCGATAACGGTGCTGGGATGAGCGCCGAGGACATGGCCTGTGTTGGGAATAGATACCACACAAGTAAATGCACTTCTGTGGCGGACCTGGACAACCTCAGGTGGTATGGTTTCAGAGGGGAAGCCTTGGCGAGTTTAGTTTCTTTAGCCACACTTGTTGAAATCTCCTCCCGGACCAGATCATCTGTAAAAACACACGTTAAAATATTCAAGGAGGGGAAGGGCTTGGAGGTCTTTGAAGCAGAGGCTGCTCGACCCTCAGCGGGCACAACTGTCATCATTTGTAACTTCTTCCACAACATGCCTGTCCGAAGGAAGAGGGTTGATGCCGTCCTGGAGGGTGAGAGGATCAGGCACAGAGTGGAAGCTATTTCCCTGATGCACCCCTCTGTTTCCTTCACCCTGAAGAATGACTGCACAGGAGCCATGATGGTGCAGCTCCCGAAAGCAAGAAACACTTATCACAGGTTTGTTCAGATACATAATCTCGGGCGAGCAGAgaagctgggagaaatcagccACACATACAAACAGTTTGAAGTGATGGGTTACATTGGCAGAGAGGGCCACTACAACAACAGCTTACAGTTCCTGTATGTGAATGAAAGACTGCTGTTGAAAACACGTATTCACAAGCTGCTGAATGTTCTCCTGCGCCGACTGACCAGTTCGAACCAGAAGAATGACAGTCCGGATGGGCAGTCTGTCATCAGAAGTCCAAAGCACAAGCGAAGCCAAGATCTGTATGGAGTGTATATCATCAATATTAAATGCTCTTACTCGGAGTATGACATTTCCCTCGAGCCTGCCAAAACTCTAATAGAGTTCAAAGACTGGGATGGCATTTTGCTCTGTGTTGAAGAAGCAGTGAAAGCTTTCCTGAGGAGGGATAACTTGGTGGCTGTCATTACTCAAGACGACTTGGACTATGCATCTCCAAGAGTGTTTGGAACTGGCAAAACAGAACCAGAAGAGAATGGTGACAAAGGTGGCCAAACAGCTACCACTATTTCTACAATGGACTGTAGCGTTGGCACGAGACTGGCATCTGAATCTGTTCATCGTAATCACACAGGTGACAGTGTTTCTAAAGATGGTGTTTGCCTGGAGGCTAGATCGGATAAAAGTGAACAACCAGGCCAGCAAAAGATAAGTACAAATGAGTTGCAAAATGTACACAgtgaaaaatgtttaaacaatGCATGTAGCGATGAGCTGATGTCTGATCTGGCTACAGTGGAAcctttatcttataaaattaATAAAGAAGTGGAGCCCGCATATAGTGAAGCTGGGGAAGGTTCTAATATTTTGCATATTTCAAGAGAGCTACTTTTAAAAGAAGGAGATGACAGCTTCATTCAACAAGCCCAGCCTGCTTTAAACTACACTGAGAGAATAGTACCTGACTGTCAGGATACAAGCTGCCATGCACAGACTTTAGTAAGTAAGAGAAAGATCAGATTGTCTGATCAATATATTCAAGAGCGTCTGCAGAGTTGGGACCTTTTGCAAAACAATAGGCCAGTATTTCAGGAGGAAAGTTTAACAGTAAAATCTGAAGAAAAAGCATCTGTTGCGAAACGCAAAATCTCACTAGACACAAGCAGATCTTCTCAGAAACAATACAGAGACTCTTCCTCTGTTGTCCCCTCAAAGATTTCCAAGATAATTTCATGCCATAAATTGTCTGGATCTCTTGACAAGTTTCGACGAACGTGTGTTAAATCTGGTGAACTCGAATCACAGTTACCCAAGGCTCATTTGAAGAACGACACTCCTCAGACAGACCGCGTTGTTTTGAATACATCAATTTTCCAGGAAGTTCAACAAGAAGATGAGATGCAGGACAAAGATGAGGCAAAGAACAGCCTCCAAAGCCCGCCAACTCTCTCTATTTTCACTAAGATAAAACCAGAATCAGCACAGAACCAAGGTAAAAAATCTTTGGCAGCTAAACTCCGTCATTTGAAACAACATGGGACAGATGATTCAGAGGTATCATTGGATTTTTCCAGAAGCATCTCAAAGGATACTATCTGTGTCAGTACTGGAATTGACGGTAACCAAGATAGCAATGAGATTCCCTGTGACCCTGAGTTCAATATGAGGCCAGCCTCAGGTTGCATTTTAAACCCTGAACTTGCTATGAATGAAGAGGCTATCACATCGAGCGACTGGCTCCAGCAGTACGACGCATCTGTCGGAAAGACGGTTTATGTGAACAGAGTGACCGGGCTCAGCAAATATGAGGACCCAGCTATGGAGGAAACTCAAGTGCGCTGCACGTCTGATGTCACCAATATAGCAGTTAGTGTCATTTCTGAAATGG GTGATGTTGGTGAAAGCTCAAACTCGCTTTTTTCATTGTACTCAAAATGGAATAATCCCGTGTTTGTCCGCCCTCCAATG GTCGGTGTGGATATTTCCAGTGGACAAGCTGACGGACTGGCCGTAAAGATCCACAACGTCCTTTTTCCATACCGCTTCTCTAAGTCCATGATTCACTCCATGAAG GTTATTCATCAGGTGGATAAAAAGTTTCTTGCGTGCCTTATTAGTACTAAGGATGACGAGCTGGTGGAACACACTGAAACTAAAG GAAACCTGTTGGTGCTGGTAGATCAACATGCTGCACATGAAAGAGTGCGACTTGAAAATTTAATtgcag ATTCATATGCAGATGACCCAGATGTCCCAGGAGAGAGATGCCTGTGTACTTCAACCATTTTGCCACCTCTTGGGATCAGTCTAACAGAAGAGGAGATAAGGCTGCTTAG GTCCTGTCAGCCACATCTAAGGAGTTTGGGCCTGGAAGTTCATTTTTCACGGGCAGCAGATCTAAAAGTGTTTGTTGGGAAAGTGCCATTGTGTTTTATGGAAAAAGAGAGTAATGAGCTGAGGCGAGGAAGACCATCAGTTATAAAGCCAATTGCTGAG GAGTATCTTCAAGAGCAGATTGAG CTACTCCGCTCAACAGGTAGAGTGAGAGGAACTTTGCCTCTCACTGTTCTGAAAGTGCTCGCCTCACTGGCATGCCACG GTGCCATCAAATTCAACGACACCCTAAGTAGAGATGAATGCCACAGCTTGGTGGCATCCTTGTCTGCCTGCCAGCTGCCCTTCCAGTGTGCTCATGGCCGTCCATCTATTGTTCCCCTCGTAGACGTCCTTCATTTGGACAAAGACCACACG GAAGTCCAGAAACCCAATCTCCGAAAGTTGAGAAGAATGTATAAAGCATGGAAGCTATATGGGAATGCTTAA
- the fosaa gene encoding protein c-Fos, producing the protein MYQNNLTPDMDSVSPTCRAESPVGTLCQKTPEEASSPASSTESNAKEVCQDMSTEDTPFVPTVTAISSTPDFQWMVQPTIITSVSPSLGSKQANEPRSSHQATPKAGGSKGKNAARKGKTEQLSPEEEEKKRIRRERNKMAAAKCRNRRRELTDTLQAETDKLEEEKAALETEIANLIKEKERLEFILATHKPVCQVSEELESIFQESTGSPGLPPSPDEDRLPEDGTQEAPSLQDMDDPSDPSTAISGNSNILLCASAEINICDLEPSLDLKEGLLDNILPTLEEKTPMETARSVPDIDLSSSLGVSDWETLYKSVSSDLEPLSTPVVTSTPTCSSYLSVFTFACPELDSLTEGLDSHKGGGSKGDSVDILNSPTLLAL; encoded by the exons ATGTATCAAAACAACCTGACGCCTGACATGGATTCAGTCTCCCCCACCTGCCGGGCAGAGTCTCCTGTCGGGACACTCTGCCAGAAGACGCCAGAGGAGGCGAGCTCTCCAGCGTCCTCCACAGAGAGCAATGCAAAG GAGGTCTGCCAAGACATGAGCACTGAAGACACTCCATTTGTTCCAACGGTTACAGCAATTTCCTCTACCCCAGATTTCCAGTGGATGGTCCAGCCTACGATTATTACATCTGTCTCCCCGTCTCTGGGTAGCAAGCAAGCCAATGAACCGCGAAGCTCTCACCAGGCAACACCCAAAGCGGGCGGGAGTAAGGGAAAAAATGCTGCCAGAAAGGGGAAAACAGAGCAG CTGTctcctgaggaggaggagaagaagaggataAGAAGGGAGAGGAATAAAATGGCTGCAGCAAAGTGTCGCAACAGAAGGAGGGAGCTCACAGATACACTGCAAGCT GAGacagacaagctggaggaggaaaaGGCTGCCCTGGAGACCGAAATAGCCAACCTAATCAAAGAGAAAGAACGGCTCGAATTTATTCTTGCTACACATAAGCCGGTGTGCCAGGTGTCAGAAGAGCTTGAATCCATTTTCCAAGAGTCCACAGGGTCTCCAGGCCTACCGCCCAGTCCAGACGAGGACAGGCTTCCAGAGGATGGCACGCAAGAAGCTCCATCACTCCAAGACATGGACGACCCCAGCGATCCGTCCACAGCCATCTCTGGGAACTCGAATATTTTGCTGTGTGCAAGTGCTGAAATCAACATCTGTGATCTCGAGCCCTCCCTGGACCTTAAGGAGGGGCTACTGGACAATATTTTACCCACGCTGGAGGAGAAGACTCCCATGGAGACAGCTCGATCCGTGCCAGACATAGATCTGAGTAGCTCTCTCGGGGTCTCGGACTGGGAGACTCTGTATAAGTCGGTTTCCAGCGACCTGGAGCCTCTCAGCACTCCCGTGGTCACCTCCACCCCTACCTGCAGCAGCTACCTGTCTGTGTTCACATTTGCGTGCCCTGAGCTGGACTCTCTCACAGAGGGACTAGACAGCCACAAAGGTGGAGGAAGCAAGGGCGATTCTGTCGACATCCTCAACTCTCCGACTCTCCTAGCCTTATAA
- the jdp2a gene encoding jun dimerization protein 2, which translates to MQRFPLFKIYSRPSADQKKGHLLHLGSKSAVVTTESDTMPGQIPDPSVTAGSLPSLGPLAGITATTLTDKLKFGDLQEFGTMLSPLHFLDSLGKRPLIIKTERDEEEERRKRRREKNKVAAARCRNKKKERTDYLQKESERLEMLNSDLKAQIEELKLERQQLILMLNRHRPTCIVRTDSVKTPEGEVSPLLQQLEAK; encoded by the exons ATGCAACGATttccactttttaaaatatactcTCGACCCTCGGCTGACCAGAAGAAAGGACATTTGTTGCACCTGGGATCAAAGTCAG CTGTGGTCACGACCGAGTCTGACACGATGCCAGGACAAATCCCAGATCCCTCTGTCACAGCAGGCTCCCTGCCCAGCCTGGGCCCACTGGCTGGGATCACAGCCACCACGCTGACTGACAAGCTCAAATTTGGCGACCTCCAGGAGTTTGGGACAATGCTATCACCTCTGCATTTCCTGGATAGTCTGGGGAAGAGGCCTCTAATAATCAAAACTGAG AGAGacgaggaggaagagaggagaaaacGAAGGCGGGAGAAAAACAAAGTGGCTGCAGCTCGCTGTCGAAACAAAAAGAAGGAGAGGACAGATTATCTACAAAAG GAGTCGGAAAGGCTAGAGATGTTAAATTCCGACCTTAAAGCCCAGATCGAGGAGCTGAAGCTTGAACGACAGCAGCTGATCCTCATGCTCAACCGCCACCGCCCCACGTGTATTGTCAGGACAGACAGTGTCAAAACTCCGGAGGGTGAGGTGAGCCCcctgctgcagcagctggaggcCAAGTGA